Genomic window (Bos mutus isolate GX-2022 unplaced genomic scaffold, NWIPB_WYAK_1.1 CTG733, whole genome shotgun sequence):
cccaggcccagcaGCTTCTTgtcacctcctccttccttcctgcatcACAGAGTCAGCCCAGGCCCTGACACCCCCTGCTCAGGCTCAGGACTGGAGCCAGTGAGGAATCAATCTGCTCCCTTTACTCAGGTACGGATCCTCCCCGAGGTGGGCCTAAAGGACCAGGAAGCAGGTCCCCGGAGGAGGGGCTTTGCTTCCTGACAGCCTTGGGGGGCTGCAGGCAAACCTCCTTCCTTCGCTCCCCTCCAGCCTCTGAGCAGCATACGCAGCTCTCAGGACCAGGGTCTTGGCCCCCCATCTATTACTGGTCCCGCCTAGCTGGGCGCCTCCACCCCAGCTCAGGCCCACCATCCCCAGGCACCTCTGCTCAAGGCAGAGCCTCTCAGTGATGGAGGCTCTGGGTCCCCAGGAGGCTAGTGACCTGCAAGCACAGGCCTGGCCTTAGCCCTTCCCACAGTCTCTGCTGTGGGGCTCCTGACCTCAGCCCTTCCCACAGTCTCTGCTGTGGGGCTCCTGCCTTGCCTGCTTGACCCAGGCCACTTCCTGTGAGAAGAGGCCTTTGGAGTAGAGTCTGCAAAGGCCTTCCCACCCGTTCCTCCTGGGATGAGAGCCCGGCCCCTCTCGTCTTGGCCCCTGGGTGGGTCCCCTCCCCGCTGACACATCATGCGGAGCCCCCATGCTGCTCTCAGCCCCCGTGAGTCCTGCCCTCGCCCTGAGTGCCTGCTGTTCTCACACCACCTACCGGGGCCCTGCCAGCCAGCAGTCTGTGCTCACTCAGGGGATTTGGCTAAACCCTTTAAGCATCAATAGGCCCTCAGCTTCCTATGCTCTAGCCACCCCTCACTTCCCGATTGTCATCTGACAGTGAGGACCTTCCCAGAATTGAGGCCTGATCTTGTCCGAATTCTGCTCTCAGGTAATATGGGGTCTTATTCACCCGTTCATTTCCAAGATGAGGAGGTTCAGTGAGGGGCAGGGGTTGGCTGGGATTCACCTTCCCTGGCCTCACACCAGGCCCTGTGCCCCTGCCTTCCCTCTGAATTCTGCCCTCAGTACCTGTTCTTGTAATGGATATAGGCTAAAACGATGATTATGACTAAACTGGCGAGAACCCCGGTGGCGATCCAGGCAATGTAACTGCTGTCTGGGGCCATGGGCTGCATTGTAGAGGGTCCTGTGGTCGGTGATGCTGCAAGGAGAGTAAGAGTGAAGCCCTGGTCCAGACCCCAAGCTCGGCAGATGTCTGCTCGCCCCCCTGACCCAGGTACCCCTACTGTGCAGAGAGTTTACACACATCACATGAAGGCCCCTGAGATAGATCCTCAGGCgagatggggggaagggaggagccCAGTCCTCACGGGGCTCTGACAGCTAATGGGGGAGCAAGGTTTCCAACAGAGCCACTCAGTCCTGCTGTGACATCAGAGACGGTGACCTGAAGATGGAGTCCTCAGGAGCTGACGGCAGAGGTGGTATTGACAGTTTTCCAGAAGTAGGATTGGTGACATCTTAAAAGAAGATTCTGGAAAGAGGGAATAATAAGAAGGAGATTGGGATCACAGAGATGCTCTCATGTTTAGGATCCGTGGGAATCCATGTTCACTCGTCCAAAGGCCTGTGCTGTGAGGAGAGACGTCAGGAGCTGGAAGAAGAAGGAGGATGACAGAGCATCCCGGGGCCATTGTTCTCCCAGGACAGCTCACCTCTGACAGAtcattttcacacacacagaggggTGGGTCCATGTCACCATGAGAGAACTACCACTTTCTCCTACTCTTCTCACTTACCCGTGGTCTTCAACATTTTCTCCCAGCGCAGCAAGAAATCCTGAAACCAGCGCTGACAGTCTCCCATGGAGACCTTCTTGAAGAACTCCGTCACAGCTCTGTCATTCTCCCACTTCTCTTTCATCCACCTCCCTTTAGAATGAACCATTGTCCAGTATCCATTCTCCGAATCAAAGAGGAGGCACAGTTGTCCATTGAAGCCAAACTGCCAGGATGCACTGGCGTGTCCACTGTCTTCACGCCAGCATGCCATCCTGGCCTGCAGGGTCAGAGGGCCTGACCCTACCGAGGAAAAGAAAGAGCTCAGCCTCTGAGCTTGACAGATTCTTTGCCCCACCTGGGTCCACCTCCCCTGGGCCCAGCTAATCTGGCCCTGGTCTCTCCTGAAACAGCTGTTCTTTCCACTGTACTACTAGGCAAGGACAATATCCTTTATCGCAgggagccggcgagagacattccgctcgtgacaaaggtcatgaggaaggaggctcggcatacgcaaaggcaggatcgagcctcgggagtctccccggatattctcgagtatCTTCCctcaaaaaaccagagtctgcctactttttgctttgtgctctcacctctgactttactgggggctgtcccctaccaccatctcgctctctctgtcaaagagttaacttacagctccaattaataaagttcctgggcaattaggagtgtttaaatccaaacccctcagaaggctctctaactcgcctgacaagtttacccggactccccagcctccagacgcacgggaagcttaagatattcaaatagcttagagcctctcagagagttagaaactgtcagaataaactagttaaggatttcattgatgagtcaatgtttgttgccaagttttcacatcccctgaattgtatccttgaatatgtattaattaatagttggtatatagaaaaaataagtagtggccttggtgttagtaactttagacccttaaggtaataaattctttcctttgttgtaaacccatgtaaacatccgccctataggaatgcaattttatctttggaagatggcaccaaaccttaaaataattactcttagagaaaataagtctttgttgataagtccttgtcaagagtcataaaatgttagtaggccttctggccagaagatgatgtaaatcacctaaaccatttgtatacgataaatttgcaggaaagaaaccctggtttttgataagaatcaaagactgctgactttgcatcccctattatcctctatgtgtaacttagggtataaaagcccctgttaaaaataaagctatggggcttgttcaccagcgcttggtctccccatgtcattcttttcacattctggctgaagtctccatctggagcgcggaacccaccacgcttactaattatgcctgggcttctaagacccactcgagaaggtgtctagggtgaggcaccttccgctattcgagagggcgcctgcggcctacgtaagtggtgcaaacttcttgtcttgaagttttattggtctcccgcgtaaaccaagctactcagcctcttttctccactgaattttcctactgagctatcctcattctattattctttatatctctaattagcatataaatagtcgcctaggccgtctatccttcgaataccctggatcagctggggctggtccccagcactttattttttttttcacccaaaaACAGTGGATGCAGCTAAGCCCCCAGTCTACTCCTCCTGCATTTGGACTTTCTAACTCACCCTTGTCTATGTGTTTCTCCGGTGTAACGTCAGGCATCTGCTTCTTGAGCAAGTCCCCAGTGTCTCTGAGTGTGTCAGTCTGTGTTTCCCACGCGTTCATACTTTTCACTTCCTCTCCCAATGGACTCATGTACTTGATCTTAGCTCTACCACAGTCATAGGAGAGAAAGACCTTTTGATCAACTTCTCCTTGAACCTCACACCATGGCTGACCATCTCTGGGCTGAGGATCGATGGTGAAATTATAGGAAAGAGAATGAGCATCTGTGAAGGCAAAACACAGTGAGGGTGAGGTTGgggaaaaagaccctgaggccCCTTTCCCCATTTATGTGAGAGCAGAGTAAAGTGCAGGGCTGGGCTGACAGAGCAATGACACCCcacaacacacaccacacagccaGTGCCCCTCCTCTCCTTGTGGAGAAGGAGGAGTCCCCTGCCTGGCAAATTTCACACATCCTGGGTGTGTCCCCTTGTCTACCAGGTCAGTTCTCAGCATAATAACCTTTGCAGAGACGTGCCAGGCTGCTATGCAGGAAAAGTCTAGATGACAGCAGGCTGTCAGAATCTAACCCCGTGTCCTGTGAGAGATGGGGAGCCTGTGGGGATGCTCCTGAGGAAGCAGGATCACAGGGAGAGGGGCAAAGAGGTGACGGGTGAGCACAGAACCCCAAGTTGGTGAAGGGACAGTTCACAACTAGGGGTCACAGGACTTAGCAAGGCTGGGGAGACACTGCTGATCTCCCATTAGGATGGGTCTTGGAAGCCTGGAGAAAGGCCTGGCCCACATGgcatgaaagagaaaatccaGAACTTCTGAGGCAGGTGGTAGAGGAGGGGATCAAAGGCTCAGGGAAGTGACTCTGCCAGGGGGACACGGTATGAAAGGGCAGGAAAGTGTCCAGGCCACCAGGCACCATGGGAAAGCCTGatggaccccatggagcctgAGAGGAAAGTGTGGATGAGAAGCATCTCCAATAGTTCAAGGATGACTATTGGAAATCAGGGATAGTGGTAGGAGACCATGTTCCCGTGGGCTTCCGGCAGGAACAGGGATGGAAAATGGGGAAAGATCAGATTCCAGGTGGAGTGTTGTAAGTCAGGAGCACAGTTGGTACAACGGTCAAAGTgattagtgaaagtcactcagtcatgtctgactcttgtgacccccatggactatacagtccatggaattctccaggccagaatactgtggtgggtagcctttcccttctccagaggatcttccagacccaggaatcaaacccaggtctcccgcattgcaggcggattcgttaccagctgagctatcagggaagctgaaAGTGATTAGAGAGTCCCAATGCCAGCCAGGACCTGACTGCAGAGAGTACTATGCTGGCTCATAGCACAGGGTGATCCTAGAGGCAGAGAGATGGTCAGTGAACTTGGATGCAAACTGcttgagagacagaaaataaggagAGACAAACACAAGACTGGATGATCAGTAGGCTGAAAGCAGCCATCCCTACTAAACATCCCTACCAAAATTTCCAGAACTGAGCTACTTCTCAGAAGGAAGCCACATTCCAGTGAGGAGGGCCCTTTCAACACCACAGCAAGTGCAGAAGTCCTTCAATACTCTCCCGATGAGCCACATGGTTATTTGCTGGGGCAattaactccaatactttggccacctgatgcaaagaactgagtcattggaaaagaccctgatgctgggaaagattgaagatcagaagagaggggacgacagaggatgggacagttggatgccatcactaatgcaatatacatgagtttgagtaaactctgggagttggtgatggacagggaagcctggcaggctgcagtccatggggtggcaaagagtcagacacgactgagtgactgaactgaactggaactgcAGAAGGAGAAACTACTCCCACATTCATATTGGACCCAGTGTGTTACTAACACCACGCACAGGAATGGTAGCATGATCATGGCCCCCGTGCTGTAAAGTGATGCTCCGAGGACCAGGCAATTAATAGACACCTGTCCCAGGTCCTGCTAGCAGTGGTTATCTTGGGTCCACAGATCCACTCAGTGTCCATTGCACACGTCCTGGGCTTCTGACATGAATGCACAGTCTGTGTTGTTAGTAAACTGCCATGGGTGAGGTACCATAGTCATGGATTCCACATTCATTCTTCTCACCCTGACTCCCCATCCCCCGATAGTACATGGAGACAGTATCATCTCCTGGAGGAAATAATGAAAACGAGTACCAACCTACAATCTCCCTAGGCCTGCAGAGCTGTGGTCCCTATCTTAGCTCCACTGAATTACCACTGAGGTCCTAAGTTCCCTCTAATGGTACATAGGACACATTCCAGGCTTCAAGACCCTAGGTCTCTGCTGCAACTGCAGTCCTGGCACAAAAGCAGTCACAACTGATGAATGATGAGTGTGGCTGGACCTGCTTCTTGGTCAAATGACCCAACAGAACCGGTGACATCATAGCTTCCTGTGTTCAGAAAGGTGCTACGTGCTGTATGTGGCATTTTACTTGGAGGCTCACAACACAGACTCCTGGTGTCCTGAAGAAAGGACATACCACTTGCAGTGAGAAAGCCCATACCATTCAGTGCGGCTCCTGGTATGGTCCTGGGGCCTGGCAGAGACGAGGCCTCTGGTCATGGAATGTCAGAGTTGCCCATTATGATCTGGGTTCATCAACCCCTAACCATTAGTTCAGATAGGCCAGCCATCATAGGATAGAAGTGATTATGTGGCTTGGCATAACCAGGCCCACAGGGAACAAATAAGATGTGCCAGCAGGTCACCTAGTCCTGACACCAGAGTTGATACAGGGCCACTATCCCCTGATCACACCTGTGGCTTCATGCAGTGTCCCCTATGGCTCCTTGAACCAAGGAAGCCAGTCTACAGCAGAGGGGGTGCATTAGCCCATAACAGCCAGATCCACACTCCTATCACAGTCCCACCACCAGAAGCTACAAGGCAGGACACGGTAAGTTTCTGCTTCATAAACAGACAACTGAGGCAGCTCTTGGATGATTCTCTACAGGATGGGTCACTCATTACTGGGGTCAGAAACCAGGACAGTGGACAAGTCTGGTTCTCAGTTGATTTACACATTATATTTGGCTCCTGCTGCTCCACAAATGGGGAAGCTCCTTTTGCACCCAGAGACAGATACCAAATTGCCTAAAGAGACCTCAAGATTTACTTTCTTCtgtagaaaaaaatctgtcaactCCTACCTTAATCAATAACCATTATAGGCTGCTGCTGTCCCAATTCCTAGACACTATGAATGTGGGACCAAAGGGTAGAAGTGGGGATGCCCAGCCTCACCCTCGAGCCCTGTGTCATACTCTGGGAAACCCTGTTCCCGTCCCTCCTAAGTTAGGTCCTGGGGGCCAGGTCGGGGGGGTGGGCTGTTGGATGAGTTATCAGACAGAGGGATAAGATGCCAGTTGAGAGAGGGCATGTTTAGACTTTCTCCAAATAGCTGTTGGAGGCCCTGGGTTCTTGGGACCATGGACAAATGGGTAATAAATGGTCTCATAGCCAtaacagctgctccagcaaagtgcatcCACTGCTCcttacccctcgtccaaggtaaggagcaatggatgcactttgctggagcagccgtgaaaagataccccacgcccaaggtaagagaaacccaagtaagacagtaggtgttgcaagagggcatcagagggcagacacactgaaaccatactcacagaaaactagtcaatctaatcatactaggaccacagccttgtctaactcaatgaaactaagccatgcccgtggggcaacccaagatgggcgggtcatggtggagagatctcacagaatgtggtccactggagaagggaatggcaaaccacttcagtatccttgccttgagaaccacatgaacaatatgaaaaggcaaaatgataggatactgaaagagaaactccccaggtcagtaggtgccaaatatgctactggagatcagtggagaaataactccagaaagaatgaagggatggagccaaagaaaaaagaatacccagctgtggatgtgactggtaatagaagcaaggtccaatgctgtaaagagcaatattgcataggaacctggaatgtcaggtccatgaatcaaggcaaattggaagtggttaaacaagagatggcaagagtgaatgtcgacattctaggaatcagcgaactgaaatggactggaatgggtgaattgaactcagatgaccattatatctactactgtgcacaggaatccctcagaagaaatggagtagccatcatggtcaac
Coding sequences:
- the LOC138987126 gene encoding LOW QUALITY PROTEIN: UL16-binding protein 3-like (The sequence of the model RefSeq protein was modified relative to this genomic sequence to represent the inferred CDS: inserted 1 base in 1 codon), with translation MGGSKTSVGFLVLLPIVLFSGTSSDAHSLSYNFTIDPQPRDGQPWCEVQGEVDQKVFLSYDCGRAKIKYMSPLGEEVKSMNAWETQTDTLRDTGDLLKKQMPDVTPEKHIDKGSGPLTLQARMACWREDSGHASASWQFGFNGQLCLLFDSENGYWTMVHSKGRWMKEKWENDRAVTEFFKKVSMGDCQRWFQDFLLRWEKMLKTTASPTTGPSTMQPMAPDSSYIAWIATGVLASLVIIIVLAYIHYKNRRQCSPEALDXVLCWLGSFCSSA